Proteins encoded by one window of Emticicia oligotrophica DSM 17448:
- a CDS encoding multidrug effflux MFS transporter: MDKNNNRFLLIIILGLLSAIGAFSIDTYLSGFPIMASDLHVSVDDVSYSLSSFFVGISIGQMLYGPLLDRFGRKKPLIVGLVIYVLASMGCAVSTSLEMLVVFRFLQALGGCVGMVTPRAIVRDTFPIQESAKIFSTLILILGVSPIIAPSVGSLMITTMGWHSVFWLQAIIGVVLFLAVLFLLAESKKADDSISLKPEHVTKVFWGIARNPQFITFSVAGSLVSGAIYAYLSGSPFVFMEIFKVSEQQYGIIFGVLAGGLILSSQINNLALRRFSSQQIINVALSIQTILGLLLLTLSAFNLLNLYGTLILIFLFLCCQGFSFPNSSALALMPFSKEAGSASALMGSLQMAIGSLSAAMVGFISNGTSLPMLGVMAGCASLGLIVFKIGNNNIVAKNK, from the coding sequence ATGGACAAAAATAATAATCGCTTTTTATTAATAATAATTCTTGGTTTACTTTCAGCCATAGGAGCATTTTCAATTGATACTTATTTATCGGGTTTCCCGATTATGGCTTCAGATTTACACGTTTCAGTCGATGATGTTTCTTATTCATTATCAAGCTTTTTCGTAGGTATTTCGATTGGACAAATGCTTTATGGCCCCTTGCTTGATCGTTTTGGTCGTAAAAAGCCTTTAATTGTAGGGTTGGTAATCTACGTTTTGGCTTCGATGGGTTGTGCAGTTTCCACCTCGCTCGAAATGTTGGTAGTTTTTCGTTTCTTACAAGCTTTGGGAGGATGCGTAGGTATGGTTACTCCGAGAGCTATCGTTCGTGATACTTTTCCTATTCAAGAAAGTGCTAAAATATTTTCTACGCTTATTCTAATTCTTGGGGTTTCGCCCATTATTGCTCCTTCAGTTGGCAGCTTGATGATAACAACTATGGGTTGGCATTCAGTTTTTTGGCTACAAGCTATTATTGGAGTTGTACTGTTTTTAGCCGTTTTATTTTTATTAGCAGAAAGTAAGAAGGCCGATGATTCTATTTCTTTAAAACCCGAGCATGTAACCAAAGTATTTTGGGGAATTGCTCGAAACCCACAATTTATTACGTTTTCGGTAGCAGGTTCGTTGGTTTCAGGGGCAATTTACGCCTATTTATCTGGTTCACCTTTTGTATTTATGGAGATATTTAAGGTAAGTGAACAACAGTATGGAATTATTTTTGGGGTTTTGGCTGGAGGATTAATTCTAAGTAGTCAAATCAATAATTTGGCATTAAGACGCTTTAGTTCTCAACAAATTATCAATGTTGCTTTGTCAATCCAAACTATTCTTGGCTTATTACTATTAACCTTGAGTGCTTTCAACCTACTGAATCTCTACGGTACACTCATTCTTATTTTCTTATTCTTATGCTGTCAAGGATTCAGCTTCCCTAATTCTTCCGCATTGGCTTTAATGCCTTTTTCAAAGGAAGCAGGGAGTGCTTCGGCATTAATGGGCTCTTTGCAAATGGCGATTGGTTCGTTATCGGCGGCTATGGTTGGATTTATTAGTAATGGAACAAGTTTGCCGATGTTGGGAGTAATGGCTGGATGTGCTTCACTAGGTTTAATCGTTTTTAAGATTGGGAATAATAATATTGTTGCTAAAAACAAATAA